The Cryobacterium roopkundense sequence CGCGGATCGCCGCCAGCAGCAGCGCCTTGGCATCGGCCGGCGTGCTGGGAGCGACGACCTTCAGGCCCGGAACGAAGGCATAGAAGAGCTCAATGTTCTGCGAGTGCGTGGCGCCGAGCTGCTGGCCACCTCCGCCCGGGGTGCGGATCACGAGTGGCACCCGGGCCTGGCCGCCGAACATGCCGTAGATCTTGGCGGCGTGGTTCACGATCTGGTCGAGCGCGAGCAGCGAGAAGTTGATGGTCATGATCTCGACCACCGGGCGCAGCCCGAGCATCGCGGCACCGATGGCGGCGCCGGTGAATCCCTCCTCCGCGATCGAGGTGTCGCGCACGCGCTTCTCGCCGAACTCCTCGAGCATGCCGGCGGTGATCTTGTACGCGCCCTCGAAGAGGCCGATCTCCTCGCCCATCAGGAACACGTTCTCGTCGCGGAGCATCTCGGAACGCAGGGTGTCGTGCAGCGCCTGCCTGTAGGTCATGATGCTCATTTGTCGTCTCCGTACTCGGGAATTGGTTCCGGTTCGAACAGTGGCTGCCCCGGCAGACGGTGCGAGTCATTGGCAACCGGGGTCGCGTAGGTGTAGTCAAACAGGGTCGACACATCGGGAAACGGGCTGTTTTCGGCGAACCCCGCGGCCTCGGTGACCCGCGTTGTGGCGTTCTCATCGATTGTCGCGAGCGCGGCGTCATCGAGCAGGCCGTCGGCGAGCAGGCGCGCTGCAAGCGCGTGCACAGGGTCGCGTTCCATCACCAGGGTCAACTCCTCGGCGCTGCGGTACTTCGCCGGGTCCACCACGGAGTGCCCGCGCAGCCGCTCCGTGACGACCTCCAGCAGAAACGGCTTGCCACCGCGGGCCGAGGCGACGGCACGCTCGGCCGCATCGAACACGGCGAGGGGATCGAGGCCATCCACACGCTCGGAGGCCATGCGGTAAGCGGATGCCCGCTTGTATAACTCGGGTTCGGCCGAGGCCTTGTCCACGGTCGTGGCCATTCCCAGCCGGTTGTTGATGATCACGTACACGATCGGCAGGTTCCACAGCGACGCGATATTCAGCGACTCGTGGAACGCGCCGATGTTCGTGGTTCCGTCGCCCATGGTGCACAGCACGATCTCGTCGCCGCTCCGGTAGTCGATCGCCAGGGCGGCACCCGTGGCGAGGGGAATCTGGCCGCCGACGATTCCGTAGCCCCCCAGCATCCGCTTCTCGAAGTCGAACATGTGCATCGACCCGCCCCAACCCTTGGAAACGCCGTCGGCCCGGCCGTACAGCTCGGCCATCACCCGGTTGGGATCGATTCCGCGCGTGATCGCGTAGCCGTGCTCGCGGTAGTTCGTGAAGAGGTAATCGGTGGGGCGCAGGGCCGCCATCAGCCCGACGACCGCCGCCTCCTCCCCGAGATTGAGGTGGCAGTAGCCGCCGATGAGGGCCTGCGTGTATGACCGGGCCGCGCGTTCTTCGAACCGACGGATGAGCATCATCTGGCGGTAGAAATCGATCGAACGTTTCTGGGCTGCGGTGGGTCTGGGCTTGCGTGCCCGGGTTGCTGCCGGTCGAGTGGCCAAGGCGAAACTCCCTCCTCGACCCTTGTGGGGTCGGGGGTCAAAAGCCGTATCCTATTAATGATACGAATTAGTTTCATTCTATCGCCAAGGGTACGGTTATTCCAGACCATTTCGACGACTGGAAGGAGAATGATGGCCGAGGAAAGGCCCGTTCGCCGGCGTGGCAGGCCCACGGAGGCCGAGCGCGTCGAACGACGTGACGAGATACTCGACGCCGCCCTGCCGATCTTTCTCGAGTACGGTTTCGGCCATGCCACTCTGGACCGCATTGCGGGCGCGGCGCGGGTGACCAAGCGCACCCTGTACACCTACTTCGGCAACAAGGCGGGCGTCTTCACGGCGATGCAGCAGCGCCTCGCCGCGAACGTGAGCGGCGAGCCCCTCGCTCCTGACACGCTGGAATCCCTCGCGACACGCATCATCGCCGGGGTTCACTCGGCCGAGATCATCGGGCTGCACCGACTCGTTATCGCCGAATCGCTGCGGTTTCCCCACCTCGCGCGCCAGTTTCACGACGATGCGGACATGCGCCACGTGGCCCGGCTGGCGGAGCACATTGCCACGGAACACGGACCGGATGCCGCGCAGCGCGCCGAAGCCCTGTACGCCCTGCTGCTCGGTGAGGACTACCGGCGCCGGCTCCTCGGCCTGCTCGGCCCGATCACCGCCCCCGAGGCGGCACACCTTGCCCGGGCGGCCCTCGCCGTGATCAACCTGGCCGCACCGGCCGCGTACGAATCGTGATGCCACGCGCCTCCTGCGCTCTCTCATCGCCCTCGCTGCGATGGGTCACATGTCCGCCTGCGCGAGCCCTCCATCGCCCGTTCCTCGCCCCCGCGGTCTTCTGCACGCGAGGCGCTGCCTCACATTCTCGGGTGCGCTCGTTCCCCTGAGGCCGGCGCACGGGTATGGTGCCGGAATGAACGAGAAACTCTGCGCCTACCTGAGCTACGAGGATGCCCCGGCCGCCCTCTGGTGGATGACAGAACTCGGCTTCGCCGTGGTCCGCAGGCAGGACGGTCCGGCGAATGAGGTCATCCATGCCGAGGTTCGCCTCGGTGACGTGGTGCTCATGGTTGCCAGCACAGATGCGGCATATGCCAGGTTGCCGCTGATCGGACGCTCGACCGGTCGCGGCCTCTATCTGCTGGTCGACGATGTGGACGGGTACTTCGACAGGGCCTTGGCGGCCGGCGGGACCGCCGTCATTGAGCCGGAAGACACCGAGTGGGGAACCCGGCGCGCACGCGTTCTCGATCCGGAAGACACCGAGTGGACCTTCGGAACATACGAGCCCGGCGCCGCCTGGTGACACCGTGGCTCACGCGGGGCGGTTGTGCTTACCGTCCAGCCACAGCGAGTCGGACGTGTCGCTGTGCGTGGTTCCCGATCCCACGTGCTTCGCGTCGATCGTGGCGCCTTTCTTAATGACGTGCACCAACGCCATGGCGTGACCGCGGCCCAGATCGTAATCTGTCTTCAGCCAATCGACAATGACCCCGGCCTTCACGGACGGATCGTCGAAACCCCGCTCATGGGCGATCGCGATAAACTCCCGCGGGGTCAGCCCGGTCTTGTCTTCGATGTTGTCGAGGTACGCCTGGAAAGACATTTCTGCTCCTGTTCGGGCCAATGGGGTCGGGGATCGGCCATGCTCTCTCGACGGTACTCACTGTCCGCGGATCGGGCCAGTCCGAGTCGCGCAACACGGTAGCAAACGCCGACGGTGAGAACGAGGATTCCCCCGACGATCGAGGGGATCGGCAGTGTCGCGACCAGAACGAGACAGGCAACGGCCCCGCCGATCTGAAGGGTGCGCGGGTAACGGCGGTGCGCGCCGGTCTGGGTGCACGCGGCACCGTTGGCAACGAAGTAGTACAGGAGAACGCCGAAAGACGAGAAACCGATTGCCCCGCGCAGATCGACCATGACAACGAGGACGGAGACAACGACGGCCAGGGCGATCTCTGCGTGGCGGGGCACGCCATAACGCGGATGCACCGCCGCGAGCCAGACGGGAAGGTCTCTGTTGCGTGCCATGGCGAGGCTCGTGCGTCCGACACCCGTGATGAGCGCGAGCAGCGCGCCGATACCGACGATCGGCACGGCCCAGGCCCAGCCCGCCGCGCCGATCACGACGGCATCGGTCAGCCCGAGACGACGGGCGAGTGCGGGACCGGTCACGATGTCGTCATCCGCGTGGGCAGATTCGGTGCGTTCACCCCCGGAGCCTAATTCACCCGAGTTAACGGATGGGGCCCCCGGTCCGAGCCGGGCGTACGGAAGCACGCCTCACCACGTCACAATCGTTGGTTTCACGGGCTTTTTCGGTTCCGCGTGATCACCGAGAACAGCATCATTTCACTTCAAATGTGGGCACATTATGGGCACGGAAGATGACCCGCTCCGCGACCGCGGAAGCAGCCCGTGGCGAGGGTCGTGCGCGAGATGGTCTCGCCGTCAGCAACGTACCGCCTCTCCCATTCCGCGTCTCCGGCGGGCTCGCTGCCTTCCCGAGTCTGAGCACGTCAACCTGACCACGGTTGCCGAAATCTGGCAGGTCTGACCCTGACCCCACTCCTCAAAGATTAGTTCGATTTCTAGCGTTCATATCATAAAAATTCCTCGTTTTTGTCTTCGATTGGTGGGAGAATGGATGCATGTTGAAGACGCGGAAATCAGATGCCGAGGTGATCGCCCAGTTGGAGAGGGCCGAGGCCTCGGTTGCTGCTGCGTTGGCGGAGGTGGACTACGCGGGGCTCCGTGAGGAGGGCTCTCTGGCGGTGATGGGGGTGGTGGAGAAGATTGGTCGCCGGGTTGATGGGGCTCGGGTGGCGTCGGCGACAGATGTCGCCACCCGGGCCGATTCGGCGTTGGGTCATGAGTCGCTGGCGTATAAGAACGGATGCCGGGGTAAGTACGAGCTGATCACCGCCGTGACGAGGGTGTCGGGTTCTGAGGCGAAGCGGCGGATGCGGCTCGGCGGCTTGATCAGTGGGGCCGCGACCGCCGCCAGCGGGCTGCTGGGGCAGGAGGTGCCGGTGCAGCATCCCGCGGTCGCCGAGGGGCTCGCGTCGGGAGAGTTGGGGGTGGATGCGGCGGAGGTGATCGTGACCGCCCTCGAGCCGCTGTCGCGGCGGGTTGCTCCGGCGGACCTGGATCGGGCGGAGCGGGCGCTGGTGGCGTCGGCGACGGGGGCGATCACTCCGGAGACGGAGGGGTTGCCGGGGGCGGGGATCGCGTTCTCCGCCGACCTGATCCGGGCGCAGGCCCACGAGTGGGAAGCGCGGCTGGACCCGGACGGCGCTGCTCCCAGTGACGAGCAGACGGCGGCGAAGAGCACCGTCGGGTTCGGCCGCTTGAAGGCTGGCCTGTATCCCTTGCGGGGCGGGGTGACGCCGGAGCTCAAGGGCATCATGGACGGCATCTTCAACACGTTCCTCTCCGCCCACGCCGCACCCGCGTTCCCCAGCGAGGAGCAGCAGGCGTTGATCGAAGCGGGAGAGCTGATTCCCGGGGCGGAGGAGTTCGACGACCCGCGCACTGGCGGTGAGAAGCGAGCGGATATCCTCCGCGGGGTGTTCGAGGCCACAGCGAGGAATTCGAAGACGCCCACTATGGGCGGGGCGGCGCCAGTGGTGATGGTGCACGTAAATGCCAAGGATTTGAAGAGTGGGACCGGTGTCGGCTGGGTCGACGGGGTGGAGGCGCCCATTTCGCTGAAGGCGGTGCGGCAGAAGATGTGCGCCGGCGGGTATCAGAACGTGATCCTCGGGGAAGATGGTGAGGTTTTGCGGCTCGGTGAGAAGAAACGGTTCTTCACCCCCGCCCAGCGCCGGGCCATCGCAGCCCGCGACGGAGGCTGCGTCATACCGGGGTGCACGGTGGCGGCGGCGTGGTGCGAAGTTCACCACATCATCCCGTGGCAGCACCACGGAAAGACCGACATAAACAACGGAACTTTGCTCTGTTGGTACCACCACGCCACCATCGACACCTCCGGGTGGGAGATCCGCATGGTGCGAGGACGCCCCGAGGTACGCGGCCCGGTACTCTTCGACCCCACCCGCACCTGGCGGCCCGCCGCCACCCACCGCGCCAATACGGCCAGCGCCGCATCGGGCTAGAAGTGTGCCCGGTGCAGCGTTGCAGGGTTGGCCCACGGGGTCTACGAAGCCCGTTGGTCGAGGAGCGAGGTACGAGCGTCTCGAGACCGCGCAAGCCGACTCTCAGACTCGGCTCACGCGGTCTCTGTAATGGTTATAGCTGGTCTGGTTATCAGCTGGCAGGCTGGTCTTGATTCGTGTGGGTTGCGTGACTCTTTTGGTCTCTGACCCTCTTCACGGAGGTGTCTTCGTCTCGACATGTCCGCTCCACGCATCGAATCGAGGCCGGCCTGTGACCCTCAGAGTGACTTGATTAGAAGCCTGTCCGTACCCCCGACAGGGTCGTGACTCATTACAGAGATGTTCTCCGAGGAACCCCAGACCGGCACGACATAACACCCATCGAAGGAGTTATCGTGACCATGGTCTCACAGCAGTTCAGTTATGTCATCGGGGTGGATACCCATGCCAAGACACACACGCTGGTCGCCCTCGACCATCTGGGCGGGAAACACGGCACCGCGCAAACATTCCCGACAACTCCGCCCGGACTCAAACGGGCTCAGGCGTGGATCGAACGCGAAACAACGGGGCCGGTTTTGGTGGCCATGGAGGGCACCGGGTCCTACGGAGCCCAGTTCTGCGACCTCCTGACGGCCGCCGGCGTGCGCGTCACCGAAACCAAGCCGCCCAAGCGCGGCGTTCGCCGGGCCGGCAAAACCGACCCCATCGACGCAGAGCACGCCGCCCGCTACGCCCTCGCCCTGCCAATGGAGCACCTCATCACGCCCCGCAACCACGCTGGGCACCACGCAGCCTTGACGGTGCTACTGACCGCGCGCGCCGCCCTCAAGAAGGCCCACAGCGCCTCCAACAACCGCCTCACAGCGCTGCTGCGCGGGTACGGTTTCGGCCTGGACGTTCGCCTGGCCCTCACCGCCGAGCAAGTCAAAGTCGTCGCAGCCTGGCGCGCCCATCGAAACGATGACGTCGGCATGGTCACCATCCGCGCCGAGGCTGCCCGCGAAGCGCGAGAGATCCTCAGCCGTCAAGCCGAGCTCACGGCGAACGAGAAGGGCCTCCTCAAGCACGTGAAAGCCCTCGCCCCCTACCTGCTGCTTGAGCACGGCGTCGGCGCGATCGTCGCCGCGCAGCTGATCGTGTCGTGGTCGCACCAGGGACGCATCCGCTCCGAGGCCGCGTTCGCCCGCTTCGCGGGCATCGCGCCCATCCCCGCGTCATCGGGCAACACCATCCGCTACCGTCTGCACCGCGGCGGCGACCGGGCGCTCAACACCGCCATCTGGGTCACCACGTTCTACCGCTACCACCACGACCCGGCGACCGCCGCCTACGTCGAGAAACGGACGAAGGAAGGCAAGACACCCAAGGAGATCCAACGCGTCCTGAAACGCTACATCGCCCGGCACCTGTTCCGCGTCCTCGATAACCACACCATCTAAAACGTCACCACCGCCCAGCGGACAGGCCATCTTCGACGGCCCGCCCGCCACCCTCACGCGCCCAAAAACACGCCACACGACTCACAAAACATCATCAAAAAAGACCTCAACAGCTTGACAACTCCCATAGAAGCGTCGAGACGCTCGTGCCTCGCTCCTCGACCAGCGGGAGGTGAAGATGCGCTGCGTCCCGCCCGCCGGTCGAGGCGCGAGGTACGAGCGATCGAGACCACGCGAGCCGAGTCTGAGAGTCGGCTCACGGGTTCGGGACGCATGAGGCCCCGCACGAGCCGGTTCGGGGCGCACAAGGACCACGGCGAAGTCAGACAGGGAGCCGCCTGTCAGAATCGAACTGACGACCTTCTCATTACGAGTGAGATGCTCTACCAACTGAGCTAAGGCGGCGATACCAGATCACCCCGTGGGGCAGTCGGTGACACAGGAGTCAAGCTTAGTCGGTTCGGCAGGTCATCTCGTACACGTCGTCGAATGAGGCGCGAACCCGCTCCGACAGGGAGGGCGTGCCGCTCCCGTCAGCCCAGCATTGCCAGGCGTGCCGGATCGCCGCCGCTGCCACCAGGGTGAACAACAGCGCACGCTCCTCGAGCCGAACCGGGTTCTCGGCGAGGCCCGGATCATCCCGCAGAAATCGCTGAATCACGATCTGCCGCAGCTGCGCCTCGAAGTCGCGTAGGGTGGCCATCCGCATGCCGAACAGATAGGTGCTGTCTTTCATCACCTCGCGGCGCAGCTGGTAGAGCTCGTGGTCGTCTTCCGTGCGCTCCATGTTGGCCGCGAGCAGGGTGGCCAGCTGCGTGAGCATGTCGCCGTGCGGGCCGCCGTTCACGAAGGCCTGCACGTCGTCAGCGGATGCAATGCCGGGCGCGTCCCCTACGAACGCCGCGTCCTTGGACGGAAAGTAATTAAAAAACGTTCGCGCCGACACGTTCGCCACCCGGCTGATGTCGTCGACCGTGACCTTCTCAATGCCGTGTTCCTTGGCGAGGGTCAGGACGGCCAGCTGGATGGCCCGATGCGTGGCGCGACGCTTGCGTTCGCGAAGGCCAGGCTGTTGAGGGTGCGGCATGCTTGATTATTTCATAGCGTGCAATTGTACACAAAGCCCGCCGTGCTGAGCGCGAGTCGCCGCCATCAGCACATCGGATCGGCGTCGGGAACGATTCCCTTCACGAGGTAATTGTTTACCGCGTCGTTCACGCACTGGCTGCCCTTGTTGTACGCGGTGTGCCCCTCCCCCTGGAACGTCACCAGAGTGCCGCTGTCGAGCTGCTTCGAGAGACTTTCGGCCCAGGCGTACGGCGTGGCCGGGTCGTTCGTGGTACCCACCACGAGAATCGGGGCGGCGCCCTGCGCGTGGATTTCGTCCCGCTCCCCGGTGAACGTGTACGGCCAGTTGGCGCAGCCGATGTCGCCGAAGCTCATGTACTTGCCGATGATCGGCGCCGCGGCCTCAATCTCCGCGGCCTGCGCCCGCATGGCCGCGGGGTCGTCGTTGTAGGCATAGTCCACGCAGTTGATCGCCGAGAAGGCCTCGCTCGAGTTATCGAGGTACGTGCCGTCGGCCTGGCGACCGTTGTACGAATCCGCCAGCTGGAAGGCATCCGTCGCGTCGTTCTTCATGACGCTCTGGAACATTGTGGTGAGCAGCGGCCAGGCCGCCTGCTGGTACAGCGGGTAGATGATCGCCGTGAGCAGGGCGTTCGACCCGAGCTGACGTCCGTCGCTGTTGGTGAGCGGGCTGACATCAACGGATGCCAGCAGCGCGGATACCGTGGCCATCGAGTCGTCCACACTGCCGCGGAAGGCACAGTCCGTGCCCGCCAGGCAGTCGGTGAGGTAGGCGCGCAGCGCGTTCTCGAAGCCCTTCGCCTGCAGTTCGGTCACCTCGTAGTTCGTGGTGGACGGGTCGAGGGCACCGTCGAGGGCGAGGCGGCCGACCTTGTCGGGGAATAGCTCGGCGAACGTGGCACCGAGGTAGGTTCCGTAGGAGTAGCCGAGGTAGTTGAGCTTCGCGTCGCCGAGCACGGCGCGCAGCAGATCCAGGTCGCGGGCGGCGCTCTCCGTGTCGACGTGTTCGAGCAGGGCGCCCGTGTTCGCGGCGCACGCCGCCCCGAAGGCTGCCGAGGATGCCTCGAGTTCGGCGATCCAGGCATCTGTTCCCCGCGCGGCCGTGGTGAGACCGTAGAGGTATTCATCCATGTCGGCCGGCTCGTAGCAGGCCACCGACGAGGACCGGCCCACGCCGCGGGGGTCGAAGCCGACAACGTCGAAGCTCGCCTGCAGCGTGTCGTCCGTGACGAAATCGAGGGACGTCTTCACGATGTCGTAGCCCGACGCACCGGGGCCGCCGGGGTTCACGAGCAGGGAGCCGACGCGCTCACCGCCGGTCGCCGGGTGCCGCACGAGGGCGAGGTTCACGTCACCGGCGCTCGGGTCGCCGTAGTCGAGTGGAGCCGTGGCGGTGGTGCACTGCATTCCCTCGCCGCAGTCGTTCCACTTCAAGACCTGGCTGTAGAAGGGCTCGAGGGCCGCGTCAACCGATTCACCGGTGGGCGTGGAGGTGCTCGGGGCCTCCTGGGGCATGAACGCCGAGACGCAGCCGCTCAGGCCGAGCGTGAGCACGACCGCACCGGCAACGGCCGTGATCAGTCGGGTTCGGTTTGTCATCGGAATTCCTTTGGTCGGGCGTCAGCGCCGGATGGCGGACACGAGCATGGCCTCGAGGGCCAGGGCCGGTGCCACATTGGACTGGATTCTGGTGCGGGCCAGCGCGATGGCATCCATTGTGGCCACGGTAGCTGCGGGCGAGCTGGATGTCGATGCGTGCCGCAGGTCCGCGCTGAGTTCGAGGTTGATCACGGACTGCTCGCGGCCGAGCTGCACCATCATCACGTCGCGGTAGAGCGACGCGAGGTCCACCAGGATACGGTCGATGCCGTCGCGCAGGCTGCGCACCGCGCGTCGCTTCTGGTCGTCTTCGAGCGCCTTGATCTGGCTGCGCAGCCCCGCGGGCACAGACTGCCCCGGTTCGACGCCGAGGGAGCGCAGCACGCCCTCGCGCTCCGCGGCGTCTCGTTCGATCGTGATTGCCTTCGCGTCGTCGCCCGCGATAGCCAGCAGTCGCGCCGCAGCATGCACCGCCATCGACACCGAGCGGATGCCGAGGGCCGTTCGCAGGGTCTCCTCGCGCCGCTGCCGCGCCTCGGGGTTCGTGGCGAGGCGCCGGGCCATGCCGATGTGGCTCTGCGCGAGTCGCGCCGACAGTTCGGCGATGGCCGGGTCTACCCCGTCGCGCTTCACGAGCAGGTCGGCGACGTCGTCGATGCTGGGTACGCGCAGCCGCACTGTGCGCACGCGGGAGCGGATGGTGGGCAGCAGGTCGGCTTCGCTCGGCGCGCAGAGGATCCACACAGTGCGCTCCGGCGGTTCCTCGAGTGCCTTGAGCAGCACGTTGGAGGTGCGCTCCACCATGCGGTCGGCGTCTTCGACCACGATCACCCGGTAGCGGCCCACCGAGGGCGAGTATTGGGAGCGGGCGACGGCCTCTTTCACGGTGGCCATCTTGATGATGACCCCGTCG is a genomic window containing:
- the pdhA gene encoding pyruvate dehydrogenase (acetyl-transferring) E1 component subunit alpha; the encoded protein is MATRPAATRARKPRPTAAQKRSIDFYRQMMLIRRFEERAARSYTQALIGGYCHLNLGEEAAVVGLMAALRPTDYLFTNYREHGYAITRGIDPNRVMAELYGRADGVSKGWGGSMHMFDFEKRMLGGYGIVGGQIPLATGAALAIDYRSGDEIVLCTMGDGTTNIGAFHESLNIASLWNLPIVYVIINNRLGMATTVDKASAEPELYKRASAYRMASERVDGLDPLAVFDAAERAVASARGGKPFLLEVVTERLRGHSVVDPAKYRSAEELTLVMERDPVHALAARLLADGLLDDAALATIDENATTRVTEAAGFAENSPFPDVSTLFDYTYATPVANDSHRLPGQPLFEPEPIPEYGDDK
- a CDS encoding TetR/AcrR family transcriptional regulator produces the protein MMAEERPVRRRGRPTEAERVERRDEILDAALPIFLEYGFGHATLDRIAGAARVTKRTLYTYFGNKAGVFTAMQQRLAANVSGEPLAPDTLESLATRIIAGVHSAEIIGLHRLVIAESLRFPHLARQFHDDADMRHVARLAEHIATEHGPDAAQRAEALYALLLGEDYRRRLLGLLGPITAPEAAHLARAALAVINLAAPAAYES
- a CDS encoding VOC family protein codes for the protein MNEKLCAYLSYEDAPAALWWMTELGFAVVRRQDGPANEVIHAEVRLGDVVLMVASTDAAYARLPLIGRSTGRGLYLLVDDVDGYFDRALAAGGTAVIEPEDTEWGTRRARVLDPEDTEWTFGTYEPGAAW
- a CDS encoding DUF4287 domain-containing protein, translating into MSFQAYLDNIEDKTGLTPREFIAIAHERGFDDPSVKAGVIVDWLKTDYDLGRGHAMALVHVIKKGATIDAKHVGSGTTHSDTSDSLWLDGKHNRPA
- a CDS encoding HNH endonuclease signature motif containing protein; amino-acid sequence: MLKTRKSDAEVIAQLERAEASVAAALAEVDYAGLREEGSLAVMGVVEKIGRRVDGARVASATDVATRADSALGHESLAYKNGCRGKYELITAVTRVSGSEAKRRMRLGGLISGAATAASGLLGQEVPVQHPAVAEGLASGELGVDAAEVIVTALEPLSRRVAPADLDRAERALVASATGAITPETEGLPGAGIAFSADLIRAQAHEWEARLDPDGAAPSDEQTAAKSTVGFGRLKAGLYPLRGGVTPELKGIMDGIFNTFLSAHAAPAFPSEEQQALIEAGELIPGAEEFDDPRTGGEKRADILRGVFEATARNSKTPTMGGAAPVVMVHVNAKDLKSGTGVGWVDGVEAPISLKAVRQKMCAGGYQNVILGEDGEVLRLGEKKRFFTPAQRRAIAARDGGCVIPGCTVAAAWCEVHHIIPWQHHGKTDINNGTLLCWYHHATIDTSGWEIRMVRGRPEVRGPVLFDPTRTWRPAATHRANTASAASG
- a CDS encoding IS110 family transposase, with translation MVSQQFSYVIGVDTHAKTHTLVALDHLGGKHGTAQTFPTTPPGLKRAQAWIERETTGPVLVAMEGTGSYGAQFCDLLTAAGVRVTETKPPKRGVRRAGKTDPIDAEHAARYALALPMEHLITPRNHAGHHAALTVLLTARAALKKAHSASNNRLTALLRGYGFGLDVRLALTAEQVKVVAAWRAHRNDDVGMVTIRAEAAREAREILSRQAELTANEKGLLKHVKALAPYLLLEHGVGAIVAAQLIVSWSHQGRIRSEAAFARFAGIAPIPASSGNTIRYRLHRGGDRALNTAIWVTTFYRYHHDPATAAYVEKRTKEGKTPKEIQRVLKRYIARHLFRVLDNHTI
- a CDS encoding TetR/AcrR family transcriptional regulator produces the protein MPHPQQPGLRERKRRATHRAIQLAVLTLAKEHGIEKVTVDDISRVANVSARTFFNYFPSKDAAFVGDAPGIASADDVQAFVNGGPHGDMLTQLATLLAANMERTEDDHELYQLRREVMKDSTYLFGMRMATLRDFEAQLRQIVIQRFLRDDPGLAENPVRLEERALLFTLVAAAAIRHAWQCWADGSGTPSLSERVRASFDDVYEMTCRTD
- a CDS encoding alpha/beta hydrolase, producing the protein MTNRTRLITAVAGAVVLTLGLSGCVSAFMPQEAPSTSTPTGESVDAALEPFYSQVLKWNDCGEGMQCTTATAPLDYGDPSAGDVNLALVRHPATGGERVGSLLVNPGGPGASGYDIVKTSLDFVTDDTLQASFDVVGFDPRGVGRSSSVACYEPADMDEYLYGLTTAARGTDAWIAELEASSAAFGAACAANTGALLEHVDTESAARDLDLLRAVLGDAKLNYLGYSYGTYLGATFAELFPDKVGRLALDGALDPSTTNYEVTELQAKGFENALRAYLTDCLAGTDCAFRGSVDDSMATVSALLASVDVSPLTNSDGRQLGSNALLTAIIYPLYQQAAWPLLTTMFQSVMKNDATDAFQLADSYNGRQADGTYLDNSSEAFSAINCVDYAYNDDPAAMRAQAAEIEAAAPIIGKYMSFGDIGCANWPYTFTGERDEIHAQGAAPILVVGTTNDPATPYAWAESLSKQLDSGTLVTFQGEGHTAYNKGSQCVNDAVNNYLVKGIVPDADPMC
- a CDS encoding DNA polymerase III subunit delta' translates to MAVWENLTGQAEAIEIFRAAASGETADEARGSMTHAWLITGPPGSGRSNLAFAFAAALLCPGTPEGDRDAIRQVEARTHPDLSVLTTDGVIIKMATVKEAVARSQYSPSVGRYRVIVVEDADRMVERTSNVLLKALEEPPERTVWILCAPSEADLLPTIRSRVRTVRLRVPSIDDVADLLVKRDGVDPAIAELSARLAQSHIGMARRLATNPEARQRREETLRTALGIRSVSMAVHAAARLLAIAGDDAKAITIERDAAEREGVLRSLGVEPGQSVPAGLRSQIKALEDDQKRRAVRSLRDGIDRILVDLASLYRDVMMVQLGREQSVINLELSADLRHASTSSSPAATVATMDAIALARTRIQSNVAPALALEAMLVSAIRR